The Achromobacter deleyi genome has a window encoding:
- a CDS encoding aldehyde dehydrogenase family protein: protein MVTQKNFIANQWVAAATGETIPVLNPSDGKPFEAIARSGEADVDRAVQAARQAFEGEWGQMAPAARSRLLMKIAFALLDRQEELAQLESADTGKPIKQARADAAAVARYFEFYAGAVDKLHGETIPYTPGFTVLTVREAHGVTGHIVPWNYPLQIFGRSVGAALAAGNACVVKPAEDACLSLLKLAEIAAEVGLPAGALNICTGYGHEAGAALSAHPGIDHISFTGSPQTGKMVAHAAAENHVPVTLELGGKSPQIVFDDADLDAAMPVLLAAIIQNAGQTCSAGSRVLIQRGVYEAVLKRLSDAFSATVTGPAAADLDVGPLINARQHDRVRGFLAEAEGQGLKVAARGKLKEGAPEAGFYQPPVLFRDVPPDSRLAQEEVFGPVLAAMVFDTEEEALQIANGTLYGLVAGVWTRDGGRQMRLARKLRAGQVFINNYGAGGGVELPFGGSRQSGYGREKGFEALYGFTTLKTIAIRH from the coding sequence ATCGTGACTCAGAAGAACTTTATCGCCAACCAATGGGTGGCCGCTGCCACCGGTGAAACCATTCCCGTCCTGAACCCGTCCGATGGCAAGCCTTTCGAGGCGATCGCACGCTCGGGCGAAGCCGACGTGGACCGCGCCGTGCAGGCCGCGCGCCAGGCTTTCGAAGGCGAGTGGGGGCAGATGGCGCCGGCCGCGCGCAGCCGCCTGCTCATGAAGATCGCCTTTGCCCTGCTGGACCGCCAGGAAGAGCTGGCGCAGCTGGAATCGGCCGACACGGGCAAGCCCATCAAACAGGCGCGCGCCGACGCCGCCGCCGTGGCGCGCTATTTCGAGTTCTATGCCGGCGCGGTGGACAAACTGCACGGCGAGACCATTCCCTACACCCCGGGCTTCACGGTCCTGACCGTGCGCGAAGCGCATGGCGTGACCGGCCACATCGTGCCGTGGAACTACCCCTTGCAGATATTCGGCCGCAGCGTCGGCGCGGCGCTGGCCGCGGGCAACGCCTGCGTGGTCAAGCCCGCCGAAGACGCCTGCCTGTCGCTGCTGAAGCTGGCCGAGATCGCCGCCGAGGTGGGCTTGCCCGCTGGCGCCCTGAACATCTGCACGGGCTACGGCCACGAAGCGGGCGCCGCCTTGTCCGCCCACCCCGGCATCGACCACATCTCGTTCACCGGTTCGCCGCAGACGGGCAAGATGGTGGCCCACGCCGCCGCCGAAAACCATGTGCCCGTCACGCTGGAACTGGGCGGCAAGTCGCCGCAGATCGTGTTCGACGATGCCGACCTGGACGCCGCGATGCCGGTGCTGCTGGCCGCCATCATCCAGAACGCCGGCCAGACGTGCTCGGCCGGCAGCCGCGTGCTGATCCAGCGCGGCGTGTATGAAGCCGTGCTCAAGCGTCTGTCGGACGCGTTCTCGGCCACGGTCACCGGCCCGGCCGCCGCGGACCTGGACGTAGGTCCCCTGATCAACGCCCGCCAGCACGACCGCGTGCGCGGCTTTCTGGCGGAAGCGGAAGGCCAGGGCCTGAAGGTTGCCGCGCGCGGCAAACTGAAGGAAGGCGCGCCCGAGGCCGGCTTCTACCAGCCGCCCGTGCTGTTCCGCGACGTGCCGCCCGACAGCCGCCTGGCGCAGGAAGAAGTCTTTGGCCCGGTGCTGGCCGCCATGGTGTTCGACACCGAGGAAGAGGCGCTGCAAATCGCCAACGGCACGCTGTATGGCCTGGTGGCCGGCGTCTGGACCCGCGACGGCGGCCGCCAGATGCGTCTGGCCCGCAAGCTGCGCGCCGGTCAGGTGTTCATCAACAACTACGGCGCGGGCGGCGGCGTGGAACTGCCGTTCGGCGGTTCGCGCCAGTCGGGCTACGGCCGCGAAAAGGGCTTCGAAGCGCTGTATGGCTTTACCACGCTGAAGACCATCGCCATCCGTCATTGA
- a CDS encoding FadR/GntR family transcriptional regulator, whose translation MSNVRDPQLESLLAAAARPRPELDVLAEVASGLGYVRAERFAERVYESLFYAIATGKIAPGNKLPTELELASLFEVSRPVVRQALDRLREDQLVDSIRGSGTYVRAKPDLMGGMPAVDPARRVGHILEGLELRMVIEPECAYLAALRRTAEDLHEMDRMLTGYEEADASGAIAHHHDYGFHRAIAAATSNQRFVQVLKSLEYDVSHAVNVMRHLVHSEPWKRTRAAIDEHRHIYKLIQDQDAEGARNVMRAHIEKARSRMLNSGSEH comes from the coding sequence ATGAGCAATGTGCGTGACCCGCAGCTGGAATCGCTGCTGGCCGCCGCCGCCCGCCCCCGTCCGGAACTGGACGTGCTGGCTGAAGTGGCGTCGGGCCTGGGCTATGTGCGCGCCGAGCGCTTCGCCGAACGCGTCTACGAAAGCCTGTTCTATGCGATCGCCACCGGCAAGATCGCGCCGGGCAACAAACTGCCCACCGAGCTGGAACTGGCCTCGCTGTTCGAGGTGTCGCGCCCCGTGGTGCGCCAGGCGCTGGACCGTCTGCGCGAAGACCAGCTGGTGGACTCCATCCGCGGGTCCGGCACGTACGTGCGCGCCAAGCCCGACCTGATGGGCGGCATGCCGGCGGTGGACCCGGCGCGCCGGGTCGGCCACATTCTTGAAGGCCTGGAACTGCGGATGGTGATCGAGCCGGAGTGCGCCTACCTGGCCGCCCTGCGCCGCACCGCCGAAGACCTGCACGAAATGGACCGCATGCTGACGGGCTACGAAGAGGCGGACGCCTCCGGCGCCATCGCCCACCATCACGACTACGGCTTTCACCGCGCCATCGCCGCGGCCACCAGCAACCAGCGCTTCGTGCAGGTGCTGAAGTCGCTGGAGTATGACGTGAGCCACGCCGTGAACGTCATGCGCCACCTAGTCCACAGCGAACCCTGGAAGCGCACCCGCGCCGCCATCGACGAACACCGCCATATATACAAACTGATCCAGGATCAGGACGCCGAGGGCGCGCGCAACGTCATGCGCGCCCACATCGAGAAAGCCCGCAGCCGCATGTTGAACAGCGGCTCGGAACATTGA
- a CDS encoding M81 family metallopeptidase, translating to MHILVAGFQHETNTFAPSKAGYENFVRGEGFPAMVRGTDMLALREVNIPAGGFINAVLAQGHTVQTVIWAGASPSAHVTQDAYERIAGEILEAVQAGAYDAIYLDLHGAMVTEHLDDGEGELLARVRKLAGPAVPVVASLDLHANVTARMLQEADGLVAFRTYPHVDMADTGEQAARLLLARIQAGGQWARCERRLPFLIPINGMCTMLQPSQGVYDMLAGLEQLPGVASISFAPGFPAADFPECGPVVWAYGTDAAAVERATEMLYARVLELEPEWSPDFLEPAEAVRRAQALAAGAARPVVIADTQDNPGAGGDANTTGMLRALVAADAQNAALGLFYDPEAVRRATAAGVGATVTLSLGGQSGVAGDAAFEGEFLVETLSPGKLRFDGPMMHGMDVDLGAVAGLRIGGVRVVVSASKAQMLDRNLFRVGGVQPEEMGILVVKSSVHFRADFQPIAHEVLVAKAPGPMQADPADLPWTRLQPGMRVRPLGQPFAAK from the coding sequence ATGCATATTCTGGTTGCTGGTTTCCAGCACGAGACCAATACCTTCGCGCCGTCCAAGGCCGGGTACGAGAATTTCGTCCGCGGCGAAGGCTTTCCCGCCATGGTGCGCGGCACGGACATGCTGGCGCTGCGCGAAGTCAACATCCCCGCTGGCGGCTTCATCAATGCCGTGCTGGCCCAGGGCCATACCGTGCAGACGGTGATCTGGGCGGGCGCCAGCCCGTCGGCCCATGTGACGCAGGACGCCTACGAGCGCATCGCCGGCGAAATCCTGGAGGCGGTGCAGGCCGGCGCCTACGACGCCATCTACCTGGACCTGCACGGCGCGATGGTCACCGAGCACCTGGACGACGGCGAAGGCGAACTGCTTGCCCGCGTGCGCAAGCTCGCGGGCCCCGCCGTGCCGGTCGTCGCCAGCCTGGACCTGCACGCGAATGTCACCGCCCGGATGCTGCAGGAGGCCGACGGCCTGGTCGCGTTCCGCACCTATCCGCATGTGGACATGGCCGACACCGGCGAACAGGCTGCGCGCCTGCTGCTGGCCCGCATCCAGGCGGGCGGGCAATGGGCGCGCTGCGAACGGCGCCTGCCTTTCCTGATTCCCATCAACGGCATGTGCACCATGCTGCAGCCGTCGCAAGGCGTGTACGACATGCTGGCGGGCCTGGAGCAGCTGCCGGGCGTTGCATCCATCTCGTTCGCCCCGGGCTTCCCGGCGGCGGATTTCCCGGAATGCGGGCCGGTGGTCTGGGCCTATGGCACGGATGCCGCGGCGGTGGAGCGCGCGACTGAAATGCTGTATGCCCGCGTGCTGGAGCTGGAGCCGGAATGGTCGCCGGACTTCCTGGAGCCCGCCGAGGCCGTGCGTCGCGCGCAGGCCCTGGCGGCGGGCGCCGCGCGCCCGGTGGTCATCGCCGACACGCAGGACAATCCGGGCGCGGGCGGCGACGCCAACACGACGGGCATGCTGCGCGCGCTGGTGGCGGCCGATGCGCAGAATGCCGCGCTGGGCCTTTTTTATGATCCGGAGGCGGTGCGCCGGGCCACGGCCGCGGGCGTGGGCGCCACCGTGACGCTGAGCCTGGGCGGCCAATCCGGCGTGGCGGGCGATGCCGCCTTCGAGGGCGAGTTCCTGGTCGAAACCCTGTCGCCCGGCAAGCTGCGCTTCGACGGGCCGATGATGCATGGCATGGACGTGGACCTGGGCGCCGTCGCGGGCTTGCGGATCGGCGGGGTGCGGGTGGTGGTCAGCGCCAGCAAGGCGCAGATGCTGGACCGGAACCTGTTCCGCGTGGGTGGCGTGCAGCCCGAGGAAATGGGGATACTCGTAGTGAAGAGTTCGGTGCATTTCCGCGCGGACTTCCAGCCCATCGCGCATGAGGTGCTGGTGGCCAAGGCGCCGGGCCCGATGCAGGCCGATCCCGCCGACCTGCCCTGGACCCGCCTGCAGCCGGGCATGCGCGTGCGGCCGCTGGGGCAGCCGTTCGCCGCGAAGTGA
- a CDS encoding riboflavin synthase subunit alpha gives MFTGIVQGTAKIAKIADREGLRTFTLDFPPGFCVDLAIGASVSTDGVCLTVTEILSENQATFDVMLQSLAITTLGSYVEGDRANVERAAKDGAEIGGHPLSGHVDFTSEVVMVKSSDTNRLMRFSIPEAFRKYVFAKGYIAINGASLTVSEVNRAEGWFEVWLIPETRRMTVFEDKQVGDFVNIEIERSTQVVVDTVRETVQESLGKLQPLLEAILKEKGLTLEDFVSPQGKLK, from the coding sequence ATGTTCACCGGTATTGTTCAAGGCACCGCGAAGATCGCCAAGATCGCGGATCGCGAAGGCCTGCGCACCTTCACGCTGGATTTTCCCCCTGGTTTCTGCGTTGACCTGGCCATCGGCGCCAGCGTGTCGACCGACGGCGTCTGCCTGACGGTCACGGAAATCCTGTCGGAAAACCAGGCTACCTTTGATGTCATGCTGCAGAGCCTGGCCATCACCACCCTGGGCAGTTACGTCGAAGGCGACCGCGCCAACGTCGAGCGCGCGGCCAAGGACGGCGCCGAGATCGGCGGACACCCCCTGTCCGGCCACGTCGACTTCACCTCGGAAGTGGTCATGGTGAAGTCCTCCGACACCAACCGCCTGATGCGCTTCAGCATTCCCGAGGCCTTTCGCAAGTATGTCTTCGCCAAGGGCTACATCGCCATCAATGGCGCGAGCCTGACCGTGTCGGAAGTCAACCGCGCCGAGGGCTGGTTCGAGGTCTGGCTGATTCCCGAAACGCGCCGCATGACGGTCTTCGAGGACAAGCAGGTGGGCGATTTCGTCAATATCGAGATCGAGCGCAGCACCCAGGTGGTGGTCGATACCGTGCGCGAAACCGTCCAGGAAAGCCTGGGCAAGCTGCAGCCGCTGCTGGAAGCCATCCTCAAGGAAAAGGGGCTGACGCTTGAAGACTTCGTCAGCCCCCAGGGCAAGCTGAAGTAG
- a CDS encoding MFS transporter, whose product MPHPTTPGADPRLAPLYRKITWRLLPFLLLCYVFAYLDRINIGFAKLQMQQDIGISDAVYGLGAGIFFLGYVMFEVPSNLLLTRIGARRTISRIMVLWGLTSASMLFVQGEWSFYILRFMLGVFEAGFAPGMIFYLTYWYSQSRMAGVMAVVMLAGPIGGIVGGPASAWIMTAFSGAHGLEGWQWMFLLEGLPCVLLGVVAFYFLDDKPAEARWLSAGEKALLAADLESRGAQKKHAFAQVLRDPAIYGMALTYFCLICGIYAVSFWLPTLLKIAGVKDTMEIGLYSTIPYIAAAIFMLWFARNSDRMQERRWHTLVPALLAGVSLCVATAAPTQFALSLTAITLATGFMWAAYTVFWAIPSQYLKGEAAAGGIALINSIGLLGGFLSPSIIGWSKEATGSLASGLYVISALLVAGALLLLVNRPPQAVPDKPAPARA is encoded by the coding sequence ATGCCCCATCCGACCACGCCGGGCGCGGACCCGCGCCTGGCGCCGCTGTATCGCAAGATCACGTGGCGCCTGCTGCCGTTCTTGCTGCTGTGCTACGTCTTTGCCTATCTGGACCGCATCAACATCGGCTTTGCCAAGCTGCAGATGCAGCAGGACATCGGGATATCCGACGCCGTCTACGGACTGGGCGCCGGCATCTTCTTCCTGGGCTATGTCATGTTCGAAGTGCCCAGCAATCTCTTGCTGACGCGTATCGGCGCGCGCCGCACCATCAGCCGCATCATGGTGCTGTGGGGCCTGACGTCGGCCTCGATGCTGTTCGTGCAGGGCGAGTGGAGCTTCTACATCCTGCGCTTCATGCTCGGGGTATTCGAAGCCGGCTTCGCGCCGGGCATGATCTTCTACCTGACCTACTGGTACTCGCAATCACGCATGGCGGGCGTCATGGCGGTGGTGATGCTGGCCGGCCCCATCGGCGGCATTGTCGGCGGCCCGGCGTCGGCCTGGATCATGACGGCCTTCTCGGGCGCGCATGGCCTGGAAGGCTGGCAATGGATGTTCTTGCTGGAAGGCCTGCCCTGCGTGCTGCTGGGCGTGGTGGCGTTCTATTTCCTGGACGACAAGCCCGCCGAGGCCCGCTGGCTCAGCGCGGGCGAAAAGGCGCTGCTGGCGGCGGATCTGGAATCACGCGGCGCGCAGAAAAAGCACGCCTTCGCGCAGGTGCTGCGCGACCCGGCCATCTACGGCATGGCCCTCACCTACTTCTGCCTGATTTGCGGCATCTACGCCGTCAGCTTCTGGCTGCCCACCCTGCTCAAGATCGCCGGCGTCAAGGACACGATGGAGATCGGCCTGTACTCCACCATTCCCTACATCGCCGCCGCTATCTTCATGCTGTGGTTCGCGCGCAATTCGGACCGGATGCAGGAACGGCGCTGGCACACCCTTGTGCCGGCCCTGCTGGCCGGCGTTTCCCTGTGCGTGGCCACCGCGGCGCCGACGCAATTCGCGTTGTCCCTGACGGCCATTACGCTGGCCACGGGGTTCATGTGGGCCGCATACACGGTATTCTGGGCCATTCCCTCGCAGTACCTGAAAGGGGAAGCGGCGGCTGGCGGCATCGCCCTCATCAACAGCATCGGCCTGCTGGGCGGCTTTCTCAGCCCGTCCATCATCGGCTGGTCCAAGGAAGCCACGGGGTCGCTGGCCAGCGGCCTGTACGTGATTTCGGCCTTGCTGGTGGCGGGCGCGCTGCTTCTGCTGGTCAACCGTCCGCCCCAGGCCGTACCCGATAAACCCGCGCCCGCCCGCGCCTGA